From the genome of Rhodothermales bacterium, one region includes:
- a CDS encoding arginine deiminase family protein, producing the protein MPVVHTRRDLALTLEALPALPAPRRVLMTSPLHFDVLYVINPHMEGHIGAVDRSRALEQWEALKAAYEALGIAPAVIEGVAGQPDMVFCANQTLPFVSGGGKHRGVFLSRMDAPQRRGEVVHYERFFADAGYETVRLPESTAGSFEGMGDAIWHPGRALLWGGYGYRTDSTVYPFIAERLNVPVILLELIDAEFYHLDTCFSVLDEETVLIYPGAFTSAGLALIEAVFTRIIEAPEDEARSLFACNAHCPDGRHVLIQRGCRRTNQRLREAGYEPVELDTDEFLKSGGSVFCMKQMFW; encoded by the coding sequence ATGCCCGTAGTCCACACGCGCCGCGATCTTGCGCTCACGCTGGAAGCGCTCCCGGCCCTGCCTGCCCCGCGCAGGGTGCTCATGACGTCTCCGCTCCATTTCGACGTGCTCTACGTCATCAACCCGCACATGGAAGGCCATATCGGCGCGGTCGATCGGTCGCGCGCGCTCGAACAGTGGGAAGCGCTCAAGGCCGCGTACGAGGCGCTCGGGATCGCGCCGGCCGTCATCGAGGGCGTCGCCGGGCAGCCCGACATGGTGTTCTGCGCCAACCAGACGCTCCCGTTTGTCAGCGGAGGCGGTAAACACCGGGGCGTTTTCCTGAGCCGGATGGACGCGCCCCAGCGCCGGGGCGAAGTCGTGCATTACGAGCGCTTCTTCGCCGACGCCGGCTATGAAACGGTTCGGCTTCCCGAATCCACGGCCGGCTCGTTCGAGGGTATGGGCGACGCCATCTGGCATCCCGGCCGCGCGCTGCTCTGGGGCGGCTACGGCTACCGGACCGACAGCACGGTATATCCCTTTATCGCAGAACGCCTGAACGTACCCGTCATCCTGCTGGAGCTGATCGACGCCGAGTTTTACCACCTCGATACGTGTTTCAGCGTCCTCGACGAAGAAACCGTCCTGATCTACCCCGGCGCATTCACCAGCGCCGGCCTCGCGCTCATCGAGGCCGTGTTTACGCGGATCATCGAAGCGCCGGAAGACGAGGCACGCTCGCTCTTCGCCTGCAACGCGCACTGTCCGGACGGCCGGCATGTGCTCATCCAGCGCGGCTGCCGGCGCACCAACCAGCGGCTCCGCGAGGCCGGCTACGAACCCGTGGAGTTGGACACCGACGAGTTTCTGAAATCCGGCGGGTCGGTGTTCTGCATGAAGCAAATGTTCTGGTAA
- a CDS encoding ABC transporter ATP-binding protein — translation MPETEPIRVEGLTKVYRSALSRRSVQALEALTLQVGRGEIFGLLGPNGAGKTTLVKILLGVVRPTQGSATLLGLPVQHPEARRAIGYLPENHRFPEVFTAEGLLQVYGRMGGVSPSLLKERIPRLLERTGMTEWRKARIRTFSKGMMQRLGLAQALLNDPQVIFLDEPTDGVDPIGRREIRDLLAGLRDEGKTIFLNSHLLSEVERVCDRIAILNKGALVYEGDLEHVGKTEVAYDITCTPLPETLFAQLQVTDGLQANEADAGGMGRYRLENASTERLNAVIDQLRAGGVAIQAIQPQRRSLEDAFIQLLATDSSIGGRVS, via the coding sequence ATGCCGGAAACTGAGCCGATACGGGTCGAGGGTCTCACCAAAGTCTACCGCAGCGCCCTGTCGCGTCGTTCCGTCCAGGCGCTGGAGGCCCTCACGCTCCAGGTCGGTCGCGGCGAGATCTTCGGACTCCTCGGCCCCAATGGCGCCGGCAAAACGACGCTCGTCAAGATTCTCCTGGGGGTGGTGCGTCCCACACAGGGAAGCGCCACCCTTCTCGGTCTGCCTGTGCAGCACCCCGAGGCGCGCCGCGCCATCGGCTACCTGCCCGAGAATCACCGTTTCCCGGAGGTGTTTACCGCCGAGGGGCTGCTCCAGGTCTACGGCCGGATGGGCGGCGTATCCCCGTCGCTGCTCAAGGAACGGATTCCGCGCCTGCTGGAGCGGACGGGCATGACCGAGTGGCGCAAGGCGCGCATCCGTACGTTTTCCAAGGGGATGATGCAGCGTCTCGGCCTGGCGCAGGCGCTCCTCAACGATCCGCAGGTCATATTCCTCGACGAGCCGACCGACGGCGTCGACCCCATCGGCCGGCGTGAGATCCGGGACCTGCTTGCCGGCCTCCGGGACGAAGGCAAAACCATCTTCCTCAATTCGCACCTCCTCTCCGAGGTCGAACGCGTCTGCGACCGCATCGCCATCCTGAACAAAGGCGCGCTCGTGTACGAGGGCGACCTCGAGCATGTGGGCAAGACGGAGGTCGCCTACGACATCACCTGCACCCCGTTGCCCGAAACCCTGTTCGCCCAGCTCCAGGTCACGGACGGTCTGCAAGCCAACGAAGCGGATGCCGGCGGGATGGGGCGCTACCGCCTTGAAAATGCCTCGACCGAGCGGCTGAACGCGGTGATCGACCAGCTGCGCGCCGGCGGCGTCGCCATCCAGGCCATCCAGCCCCAGCGGCGCTCGCTGGAGGATGCCTTCATCCAGCTGCTGGCCACCGACAGCAGCATCGGAGGGCGCGTGTCATGA
- a CDS encoding tetratricopeptide repeat protein, translating into MATHKAPQRITRRHELREDKVITFYSRVWTFFDENRTLVFGVVGVIVLLFIIGAGFSLYQDKKADQAQTAMAAAVRAYERADYQTALDGDESNAGLLDVARQYGGTPAGNLAAYYAGDALYRQGKFEEALAYFDDFDKRDNVLGAAAYAAEAAIYENTGDFARAGERYERAASTFATDFTTPQYLLSAGRAYEKAANFSKARAMYQRISDDFPESTEAREIEYYLARVDVEAKG; encoded by the coding sequence ATGGCAACCCATAAGGCACCGCAACGCATCACGCGCCGACACGAGCTTCGCGAAGACAAGGTGATCACCTTCTATAGCAGGGTGTGGACGTTTTTCGACGAAAACCGCACGCTGGTATTCGGCGTGGTCGGGGTGATCGTGCTGTTGTTCATCATCGGCGCCGGCTTCAGCCTGTATCAGGACAAGAAGGCGGATCAGGCCCAGACGGCCATGGCTGCCGCCGTCCGCGCCTACGAACGCGCGGACTACCAGACCGCGCTCGACGGCGACGAATCGAACGCCGGCCTGCTCGATGTCGCCCGTCAGTACGGCGGCACCCCCGCCGGCAACCTCGCCGCCTATTACGCCGGCGACGCGCTCTACCGCCAGGGCAAGTTCGAGGAGGCGCTGGCCTATTTCGACGACTTCGACAAGCGCGACAACGTCCTGGGCGCCGCGGCCTATGCGGCGGAAGCCGCGATCTACGAGAATACCGGTGATTTTGCCCGCGCCGGCGAACGCTACGAACGCGCCGCGTCGACCTTCGCCACCGATTTCACGACGCCGCAGTACCTGCTCAGCGCCGGCCGCGCCTACGAGAAAGCCGCCAACTTTTCCAAGGCGCGCGCCATGTACCAGCGCATCAGCGACGATTTCCCTGAATCCACCGAGGCCCGGGAGATCGAGTACTACCTCGCCCGCGTGGACGTGGAAGCGAAGGGGTGA
- a CDS encoding phosphoglycerate kinase, with amino-acid sequence MNSVSINDLDLKGKRVLIRVDFNVPLREDENGRQHVADDTRIRAAIPTIRKVINGMGKAILISHLGRPKGVPNSKYSLAPVAEHLESLLGFPVRFASHLTGEAIKEAIDRMPEGGVILLENTRFYPGETKNDPELAAELAELADVYVNDAFGSAHRAHASTEGVARLVPQVAMGLLLEREVTYLNRLLESPEHPFVAVIGGAKVSDKIGVIEALLKRVDYLLIGGAMSYTFLKALGQPVGKSLYEEDKLQQAHKLFTEAEGRIKLPFDHIVATEFNNDAPHHVTKTIEADFMGLDIGPETVQAYRELLLGAKTIVWNGPMGVFEMSNYARGTFAIAETLAEATQHGALTVVGGGDSVAAITQMGFEDRVSHVSTGGGAMLEFLEGITLPGIAALNKRA; translated from the coding sequence ATGAACAGTGTATCGATTAACGATCTCGATCTGAAAGGCAAACGCGTTCTGATCCGTGTCGACTTTAACGTGCCGCTGCGCGAGGACGAGAACGGCCGCCAGCACGTGGCCGACGACACGCGCATCCGCGCCGCGATCCCGACCATCCGCAAGGTCATCAACGGGATGGGCAAGGCGATTCTGATCAGCCACCTGGGCCGGCCCAAAGGGGTCCCGAACTCCAAATACAGCCTCGCTCCGGTCGCCGAGCACCTGGAAAGCCTGCTCGGATTCCCGGTGCGCTTCGCCTCCCACCTGACGGGCGAGGCCATCAAGGAAGCGATCGATCGCATGCCGGAGGGCGGCGTCATCCTCCTCGAGAACACGCGTTTTTACCCCGGCGAGACCAAAAACGACCCGGAACTCGCCGCCGAACTCGCGGAACTGGCCGATGTGTACGTCAACGACGCCTTTGGCTCGGCCCACCGCGCCCACGCATCCACGGAAGGCGTGGCCCGGCTCGTGCCGCAAGTTGCCATGGGGCTCCTCCTGGAGCGTGAAGTGACGTACCTCAACCGCCTCCTCGAATCCCCCGAACATCCGTTCGTGGCCGTCATCGGCGGCGCGAAGGTGTCGGACAAGATCGGCGTAATCGAGGCCCTGCTCAAACGCGTCGACTACCTCCTCATCGGCGGCGCCATGAGCTATACGTTCCTCAAGGCGCTGGGCCAGCCGGTCGGCAAGTCGCTCTACGAGGAAGACAAGCTCCAGCAGGCGCACAAACTGTTCACCGAGGCGGAAGGCCGGATCAAGCTGCCGTTCGATCACATCGTGGCGACCGAGTTCAACAACGACGCCCCGCATCACGTGACCAAGACGATCGAGGCCGACTTCATGGGGCTGGACATCGGGCCGGAAACGGTGCAGGCGTACCGCGAACTGCTCCTCGGAGCCAAAACGATCGTCTGGAACGGCCCGATGGGCGTTTTCGAGATGTCGAACTACGCCCGCGGCACCTTCGCCATCGCCGAAACCCTCGCCGAGGCCACGCAGCACGGCGCCCTCACGGTAGTCGGCGGCGGAGACTCGGTGGCCGCCATCACGCAGATGGGCTTCGAGGACCGCGTCAGCCACGTTTCGACGGGCGGCGGCGCCATGCTCGAGTTCCTGGAAGGCATCACCCTCCCCGGCATCGCCGCGCTGAACAAACGAGCCTGA
- the gap gene encoding type I glyceraldehyde-3-phosphate dehydrogenase: protein MAIKIGINGFGRIGRLAMRAILAAKPGTFNVVAINDLTDAKTLAHLFKYDSVHGIFKGEVKEKDGAITIGNDTFKVYSERDPKNLPWGKLGCDVVIESTGVFTARDKAALHLEAGAKKVIISAPAKGEVDATVVLGVNDHVLNGKEQVVSNASCTTNCLAPLVKVLDEAFGVKRGYMTTVHGYTADQVLQDAPHKDLRRARAAALSIIPTTTGAARAVGLVLPHLKGKLDGFALRVPVPDGSVTDLVAELGKDTTVEEVNAAFKKAAETTLKGILEYCEDPIVSTDIVGNPHSSIFDADLTMVQGNMVKVVSFYDNEWGYANRAVDLAAKLMSF from the coding sequence ATGGCCATTAAAATAGGCATCAACGGTTTTGGACGCATCGGCCGGCTCGCAATGCGCGCCATCCTCGCCGCAAAACCCGGCACGTTCAACGTCGTCGCCATCAACGATCTGACCGATGCCAAGACGCTCGCCCACCTCTTCAAGTACGACTCCGTACACGGCATCTTCAAAGGCGAAGTAAAGGAAAAGGACGGCGCCATCACCATCGGCAACGACACCTTCAAGGTATACAGCGAGCGCGATCCGAAGAACCTGCCCTGGGGCAAGCTCGGGTGCGACGTCGTCATCGAATCGACGGGCGTGTTCACCGCGCGTGACAAGGCGGCGCTCCACCTGGAAGCCGGCGCGAAGAAAGTCATCATCTCGGCCCCCGCCAAGGGCGAAGTCGACGCCACCGTCGTGCTGGGCGTCAACGACCATGTCCTCAACGGGAAGGAACAGGTGGTATCGAATGCCAGCTGCACCACGAACTGCCTCGCTCCGCTCGTCAAGGTGCTCGACGAAGCCTTCGGCGTCAAGCGCGGCTACATGACCACGGTGCACGGATACACGGCCGACCAGGTCCTCCAGGACGCGCCGCACAAAGACCTCCGCCGCGCCCGCGCGGCCGCGCTGAGCATCATCCCGACGACGACCGGCGCCGCCCGCGCCGTCGGCCTCGTGCTGCCCCACCTCAAGGGCAAACTCGACGGCTTCGCGCTCCGCGTTCCGGTGCCTGACGGCTCCGTGACGGACCTCGTCGCCGAACTCGGCAAGGACACGACCGTCGAGGAAGTGAACGCCGCCTTCAAAAAGGCCGCCGAGACCACCCTCAAGGGCATCCTCGAGTACTGCGAAGATCCGATCGTGTCGACCGATATCGTCGGCAACCCGCACTCGAGCATCTTCGACGCGGATCTGACGATGGTGCAGGGCAACATGGTCAAGGTCGTAAGCTTCTACGACAACGAATGGGGCTACGCCAACCGCGCCGTAGACCTGGCCGCGAAGCTCATGTCGTTCTGA
- a CDS encoding ABC transporter permease subunit — MIGVFLLTLKELIARKVTIGLFIVITVIWGVLSLALQMDVVEGSLAGLRIMGQTANMNAARIDPETGARIEELISLERVVFEVQRVVAGACYWLGILLALFTTAPMINHLLERGRVDLLLSKPISRLRILGGHVAAVLLTIFLMGLYLFVMVWLVMSIKSGIWNPRFLVSLGIVCAVFATMYSVVVFIGVWLQNTAISLIVSYGLIFLSLVLALRDQLLPQLGFAGRQTFEVLYHVLPNFAEVTPIVVQLSGNDSVTGWYPLISTLLFGAVMYGAAGWLFVRRDY, encoded by the coding sequence ATGATCGGCGTATTCCTGCTCACCCTCAAGGAGCTCATCGCGCGGAAGGTGACGATCGGGCTGTTTATCGTCATCACCGTCATCTGGGGCGTGTTGTCGCTGGCGTTGCAGATGGACGTGGTCGAGGGCTCACTCGCCGGCCTGCGCATCATGGGGCAGACGGCGAACATGAACGCGGCGCGGATCGACCCCGAGACCGGCGCCCGCATCGAGGAGCTGATCTCGCTGGAACGCGTCGTGTTCGAGGTCCAGCGCGTTGTCGCCGGCGCCTGCTACTGGCTCGGGATCCTGCTGGCGCTGTTCACCACGGCGCCCATGATCAACCACCTGCTCGAACGCGGACGCGTCGACTTGCTCCTGTCGAAACCCATCAGCCGGCTACGGATTCTCGGCGGCCATGTCGCGGCCGTGCTGCTCACCATCTTTTTGATGGGGCTCTACCTGTTCGTCATGGTATGGCTCGTGATGTCGATCAAGTCGGGCATCTGGAATCCGCGCTTCCTGGTGTCGCTCGGGATCGTGTGCGCCGTGTTCGCGACGATGTACAGCGTCGTGGTGTTTATCGGCGTATGGCTCCAGAATACGGCGATCTCCCTCATCGTCAGCTACGGACTCATCTTCCTCTCGCTCGTCCTGGCCCTGCGCGACCAGCTGCTGCCCCAGCTCGGTTTCGCCGGACGGCAGACGTTCGAAGTCCTCTACCACGTCCTCCCCAACTTCGCCGAGGTCACCCCGATCGTCGTGCAACTCTCGGGAAATGATAGCGTAACGGGTTGGTATCCTTTGATTTCAACCCTTCTTTTTGGCGCGGTGATGTATGGCGCCGCCGGATGGCTCTTCGTTCGGCGCGACTACTGA